TCATTCCCTTTAAGCTTCAATAGCTTTTGAACATCATTACTCACATCGGTATTATCATTTAAACGCAAATCAGGAAGGCTGTTTTGCGTAAAAATTAAAATCGGAAACAGTAAAAGGATAAACTTTAAGATTTTCATTTTTATGGTTAGTTTTTAATCGTCAGTTCAGGCAATTTTCGAGGAAAATTTCTCAATAGGATTCATTTTCACTCCTTACTCAAAGCGACAATTTGGATTGAACTTAATTAGTTCATCTCCCAAAAATATCATTTTTAGTTATATGATTTCAAAAACAATCCGTCAGTTCGGTGGAATTCTGAAAGAATTTTGTATCGGAACCTGGGTATGATATACATAAAAATTCTCGATACATTTTTCCTTCGGAAAAACACTCGAGCTGACGGAAATAAAACACTCAGCACAATGCTGCATTGTCTTTTATCATCTAAGATGGATTTTCATCTTTTCTTTTAGTTTCCGAGTTTTTTGCCGCCTTTACCAGCTCGTTCGTATCGCTGTAAAGAAGCTCCCATCCCGGGACGTCTTTCATTGCGGTTAATAAATTAAGGTAGGATTTCAGGTTTTTCTCCAGTACTTTTCGAATAGCCGTTGCACTCGTTAACTGGCGAAGATCTGCATTGGCTTCTGCCTGATCTGCAAAAATGATTTCAAAAGCTTCATGCCTGGCTTTCATGTCTGCAAAAGCTACATCCAGAGAAAGAAGGGAAATTTTCTGAAGATTTTCGGAAGTTTCCAGTTCTTCGATCAGCTTTTTCATCTGAGCCGTCTGTGAGGAATAACTTAGCCGATCCAGATCCAGTCCGAATTTTTTAAAGATCCCGTACAGATCTTCAGCAGACTGATAATGAGCCGCCGTAGAAAGTTTTCTATACCCATTCAGGAAAGCCTTGAGATTGGTATAGGCAAGATCCCTTTCCTGATCTGCCGTAGCAACATCTTTCCCTTTCCCGCTATAGACCTGTTTTGCGTACACTTTATCATACTCCGTAAATGAAGCCGCCAAAGTTGCAGTAAGAGGATGATTGGTAATCACAGGATATTTCCCTGACTGAATGTTTGAAATAATTCTTTG
Above is a genomic segment from Chryseobacterium geocarposphaerae containing:
- a CDS encoding DUF6261 family protein, with protein sequence MKITLARLGTRDLATLAQRIISNIQSGKYPVITNHPLTATLAASFTEYDKVYAKQVYSGKGKDVATADQERDLAYTNLKAFLNGYRKLSTAAHYQSAEDLYGIFKKFGLDLDRLSYSSQTAQMKKLIEELETSENLQKISLLSLDVAFADMKARHEAFEIIFADQAEANADLRQLTSATAIRKVLEKNLKSYLNLLTAMKDVPGWELLYSDTNELVKAAKNSETKRKDENPS